From the genome of Aquila chrysaetos chrysaetos chromosome 12, bAquChr1.4, whole genome shotgun sequence, one region includes:
- the TIE1 gene encoding LOW QUALITY PROTEIN: tyrosine-protein kinase receptor Tie-1 (The sequence of the model RefSeq protein was modified relative to this genomic sequence to represent the inferred CDS: deleted 1 base in 1 codon), with translation MGNRIQLRRRRQPRPLGPFPFPAPESPSHSHQPRGCTDRNAATRAGWGMRPSARFRTRSTDMGLQVYLLLLLPRLAGAILDITLIANVQSLSHSDFFLSCVMGERDVSYLQIERENKIVMTHPKTGFQNYRNRSNHVQARGFSMADLVGILYCLGRTPTEQAQVVYVHNSHNAHLFPVKATQSVNIAEPATFSARVLKRKETDVMWKRNGTYYQTTDRSEVRGDLVTLTLPNVSVSENGVYSATFMGDSPLWSAFYRLIVRACPAKKWGPSCEKDCPDCLNGGVCHDHVGECVCPPGFMGTRCERACREGQFGRNCQETCQRAQGCRGLSFCLPDPYGCSCASGWTGSRCSQACPPGYYGPDCALGCACRNGGSCNRFSGCVCPAGWHGQHCEKSDRFPQIIQLASELEFNLGSEPIVSCVATGNPLPASDSVELRKADGTVLKLIKAIIEPGQITCEFQVQHLTKADTGLWECRVSTTGGQDSRKVKVNIRVPPAPLSPPRLLAKQSRQLVVSPVDCFSGDGPIISIKLLYKPKDDTSAWSSIVVDNSENITLMNLRPVTAYIVKVQLSRPGDGGEGSKGPEAVMVTECLEPTVKPVIEGWSIEEKNTLHVNWKLPSNHEPAHGFIVHLFDSARRLVCEKNITSISVLSARIGDLEFNKEYGLEVLVYHCASLGPPSDLYKVMINSKGPSSPRLLSAESVSDTAVRLSWQVPEYPNGGITKYIVELQQVGGTSEPQWIDTDSGAETTKIVGGLNASTSYQFRVRANSHVPGEWSQPVKAKTLGDGALSVPPSLGSQSTEQAGIDQQLLLAIVGSVSVTCLTILFALLALFLIKKNFFHRRRTFTYQSGSGEETILQFNSGTLTLTRRPKPQPEPLSYPILEWEDIKFEDMIGEGNFGQVIRAMIKKDGLKMNAAIKMLKEFASENDHRDFAGELEVLCKLGHHPNIINLLGACENKGYLYIAIEYAPYGNLLDFLRKSRVLETDPAFAKEHGTASTLTSQQLLQFASDVAKGMQYLSEKQFIHRDLAARNILVGENLASKIADFGLSRGEEVYVKKTMGRLPVRWMAIESLNYSVYTTKSDVWSFGVLLWEIVSLGGTPYCGMTCAELYEKLPQGYRMEKPRNCDDEVYELMRQCWRDRPYERPPFAQISMQLIRMLEARKAYVNMALFENFTYAGIDATAEEA, from the exons ATGGGAAACAGGATTcagctccgccgccgccgccagccaCGGCCCCTTGgcccctttcctttccctgctccagagaGCCCTTCCCACAGCCATCAGCCACGGGGCTGCACCGACAGGAATGCTGCCACCCGGGCGGGCTGGGGCATGAGACCCTCTGCACG ATTCAGGACACGCTCCACGGACATGGGACTCCAGGTTtatcttctgcttctcctcccacGGCTGGCAG gggcCATCCTGGACATCACCCTGATCGCCAACGTGCAGAGCCTGTCCCACTCCgacttcttcctctcctgtgtCATGGGGGAGCGCGACGTGAGCTATCTGCAGATCGAGCGGGAGAACAAGATCGTGATGACACACCCCAAGACGGGCTTCCAAAACTACCGCAACCGCAGCAACCATGTCCAGGCCAGGGGCTTCTCCATGGCTGACCTGGTGGGGATCCTCTACTGCCTGGGCCGCACCCCGACAGAGCAGGCCCAGGTGGTCTACGTGCACAACAGCCACAACG CCCACCTCTTCCCGGTGAAGGCCACACAGTCTGTGAACATTGCCGAGCCGGCCACCTTCTCTGCCAGGGTCCTCAAGAGGAAGGAGACGGATGTTATgtggaaaagaaatg GCACCTACTACCAGACCACGGACCGGAGTGAGGTGCGGGGCGACCTCGTCACCCTGACACTCCCCAACGTCAGCGTGAGCGAAAATGGCGTCTACAGTGCCACGTTCATGGGGGACAGCCCTCTGTGGAGTGCCTTCTACCGCCTGATCGTGAGAG CCTGCCCTGCGAAGAAATGGGGACCGTCCTGTGAGAAGGACTGTCCTGACTGTCTGAATGGCGGCGTCTGCCACGACCATGTTGGCGAATGTGTCTGCCCTCCCGGGTTCATGGGCACCCGCTGCGAGCGAG cctgccGGGAAGGCCAGTTTGGCCGCAACTGCCAGGAGACGTGCCAGAGagcccagggctgcagagggCTGAGCTTCTGCCTGCCGGACCCCTACGGCTGCTCCTGCGCCTCGGGCTGGACTGGCTCCCGCTGCAGCCAAG CCTGTCCCCCAGGATACTATGGCCCCGACTGCGCCCTGGGGTGCGCCTGCCGAAATGGAGGCAGCTGTAACCGCTTCAGTGGCTGTGTCTGCCCGGCGGGCTGGCATGGGCAGCACTGTGAGAAGTCAG ACCGGTTCCCCCAGATCATCCAACTGGCCTCGGAGCTGGAGTTCAACCTGGGCTCAGAGCCCATCGTCAGCTGCGTGGCTACCGGCAACCCACTGCCCGCCAGCGACAGTGTGGAGCTGCGCAAGGCTGACGGCACTGTGCTCAAG CTTATCAAAGCCATCATCGAGCCAGGGCAGATCACCTGCGAGTTTCAGGTGCAGCACCTGACGAAGGCAGACACGGGGCTCTGGGAGTGCCGGGTCTCTACGACCGGGGGCCAGGACAGCCGGAAAGTCAAGGTCAATATCCGAG TGCCACCAGCacccctgagc cccccccggctgctgGCCAAGCAAAGCCGCCAGCTCGTGGTGTCGCCCGTGGACTGCTTCTCTGGTGATGGACCCATCATCTCCATCAAGCTGCTCTACAAGCCCAAGGATGACACCTCAGCATGGTCATCCATTGTGG TCGACAACAGCGAGAACATCACCCTCATGAACCTCCGGCCGGTGACCGCCTACATCGTCAAGGTGCAGCTGAGCCGTCCAGGGGATGGTGGGGAGGGCAGCAAGGGGCCTGAGGCTGTCATGGTGACCGAGTGCCTTG AGCCCACAGTCAAGCCTGTGATCGAAGGTTGGTCCATAGAGGAGAAAAACACCCTTCACGTCAACTGGAAATTGCCAAGTAACCACGAGCCAGCACATGGCTTCATCGTCCACCTCTTTGACTCCGCAAGGCGGCTGGTCTGTGAGAAAAACATCACATCCATCTCTGTGCTCTCTGCCCGCATTGGGGACCTGGAGTTCAACAAGGAGTATGGGCTGGAGGTGCTGGTGTACCACTGCGCTAGCCTGGGGCCCCCCTCCGACCTCTACAAGGTCATGATCAACAGCAAAG GGCCCTCCTCCCCACGGTTGCTCTCAGCAGAGTCCGTGTCCGACACCGCCGTCAGGCTCTCCTGGCAGGTCCCCGAGTACCCCAATGGGGGCATCACCAAGTACATCGtggagctgcagcaggtggGGGGCACCAGCGAGCCCCAGTGGATTGACACCGACAGCGGCGCCGAGACCACCAAGATCGTCGGGGGCCTCAACGCCAGCACCAGCTACCAGTTTCGTGTCCGTGCCAACTCCCATGTCCCAGGGGAATGGAGCCAGCCCGTGAAAGCCAAAACCCTGGGGGACG GAGCGCTGAGCGTGCCGCCCAGCCTGGGCAGCCAGAGCACCGAGCAGGCGGGAATAGACCAGCAGCTGCTCTTGGCCATCGTTGGCTCCGTGTCCGTCACCTGCCTCACCATCCTCTTTGCCCTTCTGGCACTTTTCCTCAtcaagaagaattttttccaCCGGCGCCGCACCTTTACATACCAGTCTGGCTCG GGGGAAGAGACCATCCTGCAGTTCAACTCGGGGACCCTGACCCTGACACGCCGGCCTAAGCCGCAGCCTGAGCCCCTCAGCTACCCCATCCTGGAGTGGGAAGACATCAAGTTTGAGGACATGATCGGGGAGGGCAACTTTGGGCAGGTCATCAGGGCCATGATCAAAAAGGATGGCCTGAAAATGAATGCAGCCATCAAGATGCTGAAAG agttTGCTTCGGAGAACGACCATCGCGACTTTGCCGGGGAGCTGGAGGTGCTGTGCAAATTGGGACATCACCCCAACATCATCAACTTGCTGGGTGCCTGCGAGAACAAGG gCTACCTGTACATCGCCATTGAGTATGCTCCCTATGGAAACCTCCTCGACTTCCTCCGCAAAAGCCGAGTCTTGGAGACAGACCCAGCCTTTGCCAAGGAGCACGGCACCGCCTCCACCCTcacctcccagcagctcctccagttTGCTTCAGATGTGGCCAAGGGGATGCAGTACCTGAGTGAGAAGCAG TTCATCCACAGGGACCTGGCAGCCAGGAATATCCTGGTGGGAGAAAACCTGGCCTCCAAGATTGCCGACTTTGGCCTTTCCAGAGGGGAGGAGGTCTATGTGAAGAAGACGATG GGCCGCTTGCCAGTTCGGTGGATGGCCATCGAATCCCTGAACTACAGCGTGTACACCACCAAGAGCGATGT GTGGTCATTCGGTGTCCTGCTCTGGGAGATCGTCAGCTTGG GGGGGACGCCGTACTGCGGGATGACATGTGCCGAGCTCTATGAGAAGCTGCCCCAGGGCTACCGCATGGAGAAGCCACGCAACTGTGATGACGAGGT GTACGAGCTGATGCGGCAGTGCTGGCGCGACCGCCCCTACGAGCGCCCACCCTTCGCCCAGATCTCCATGCAGCTCATCCGCATGCTGGAGGCCAGGAAG GCCTACGTGAACATGGCCCTGTTCGAGAACTTCACCTACGCGGGGATCGATGCCACCGCCGAGGAGGCATGA
- the C12H1orf210 gene encoding type III endosome membrane protein TEMP has product MAPACLLGVCSLLCAWSVVTGHPCSLDHQGWADCKGKSLLHAPTSLPRNITGLDLSFNYLVVPHHGTLLMHFPSLRSLNLSSNALLALSPAVFSNLGTLRLLDLSSCSIAYLHTDAFKGLENLHTLLLRNNSLQELEVPSFLMLKALFHLDLRHNALVSVDTLSLQLMDAVPQVQLEGNPWVCDCTVHPLQQWLQRRQAVQVTCASPPGLRGREVTALDSQDLGCRMKQRFPRGVSTAQQITVTHSNTTTPPAGKGGRSWPYLVGFLVAAIGISILIALAAKCKLFHKNFASYRHRPLPETSSIRGSPMEDGSGWDRGSSRRGACESHPMPGAADLQAEDDDGFIEDNYIQPSEQLPEEEERESHLSI; this is encoded by the exons ATGGCTCCCGCCTGCCTGCTCGGGGTCTGCAGCCTCCTCTGCGCCTGGTCAGTGGTGACGGGACACCCCTGCAGCCTCGACCACCAG GGATGGGCCGACTGCAAAGGGAAGAGCCTCCTGCATGCTCCAACTTCCCTTCCAAGAAACATCACTGGTTTGGATCTCTCCTTCAACTACTTGGTTGTGCCCCATCACGGGACTCTCTTGAtgcatttcccttctctgcGCTCCCTCAACCTCTCTAGCAATGCCCTGCTGGCGCTGAGCCCAGCAGTCTTCTCCAACCTTGGGACACTGCGTCTGCTGGAcctgagcagctgcagcatcGCCTACCTCCACACAGATGCTTTCAAGGGCTTGGAAAACTTGCACACACTGCTCCTAAGAAACAACAGTCTGCAAGAACTTGAGGTCCCTTCCTTCCTGATGCTGAAGGCTCTTTTCCACCTGGACCTGCGGCACAACGCACTGGTCTCTGTGGACACCTTGAGCCTGCAGCTGATGGATGCAGTCCCGCAGGTCCAGCTGGAAGGGAACCCCTGGGTCTGCGACTGCACCGTGCACCCTCTGCAGCAGTGGCTACAGCGCAGGCAAG CTGTGCAGGTGACTTGTGCATcgcccccggggctgcggggccgggaggTCACAGCTCTGGATTCCCAGGACCTGGGCTGCCGGATGAAGCAGCGGTTTCCTCGGGGGGTCAGCACGGCGCAGCAGATCACAGTGACCCACAGCAATA CCACCACACCGCCCGCCGGGAAGGGGGGAAGGAGCTGGCCGTACCTGGTGGGCTTCCTGGTGGCAGCAATTGGCATCTCCATCCTGATCGCGCTGGCTGCCAAGTGCAAGCTCTTCCATAAGAACTTTGCCAGCTACCGCCACCGGCCACTGCCTGAAACCAGCTCAATCAGAGGCAGCCCCATGGAGGATGGCAGCGGCTGGGACAGGGGCTCCTCACGCCGGGGGGCCTGTGAGAGCCACCCTATGCCTGGTGCTGCCGACCTGCAAGCTGAGGATGATGACGGCTTCATCGAGGACAACTACATCCAGCCAAGCGAGCAGCTGCCAGAGGAAGAGGAGCGGGAATCACACCTCTCCATCTGA